The proteins below come from a single Prolixibacter sp. NT017 genomic window:
- a CDS encoding HU family DNA-binding protein, translating to MLNYKLIERGVPGNPEAPKKLYAMPVINGKKDIQSLSSDIMDISSLSRGDINSVIINLVERIPKILLDGQSVSLGELGTLRISFSSEGVESEEDFSTSKIKNVKVIFTPGKLIKEEIKRAHFAAK from the coding sequence ATGCTAAATTACAAACTAATCGAACGAGGGGTTCCCGGAAATCCCGAAGCTCCCAAGAAGCTATATGCTATGCCTGTTATAAACGGGAAAAAAGACATCCAGTCATTGAGTTCTGATATTATGGATATCTCTTCGTTAAGCAGGGGAGATATTAATAGTGTAATTATTAATTTGGTTGAAAGAATACCGAAGATTCTTCTTGACGGACAATCAGTCAGCTTAGGCGAGTTAGGAACGCTACGAATCAGTTTTAGTAGTGAGGGGGTCGAGTCGGAGGAGGATTTTTCGACCTCGAAAATTAAAAACGTGAAGGTCATCTTTACCCCGGGGAAGCTGATAAAAGAGGAGATAAAACGCGCACATTTTGCTGCTAAATAG
- a CDS encoding thymidine kinase — translation MFIETNLNAKTKHGCIEVIAGSMFSGKTEELIRRLRRAEIARQKVEIFKPAVDVRYSETDVVSHDENAIRSTAVENSSNILLLSSNVDVVGIDEAQFFDEGIVEVCVKLADQGVRVIAAGLDMDFRGKPFGPMPGLMACAEYVTKVHAICMRCGNLAHYSHRLTDADKLVVLGEKEAYEPLCRSCYREATK, via the coding sequence ATGTTTATCGAAACGAACCTAAATGCAAAAACAAAACATGGCTGTATCGAAGTGATTGCAGGGTCCATGTTTTCCGGTAAAACCGAGGAATTGATTCGCCGGTTACGCCGCGCCGAAATTGCCCGGCAGAAAGTGGAAATATTCAAACCGGCTGTTGATGTGCGCTATTCAGAGACTGACGTTGTTTCGCATGACGAAAATGCCATTCGTTCAACAGCCGTTGAGAACTCCTCGAACATTCTTTTGTTGTCAAGTAATGTAGATGTTGTGGGCATCGACGAGGCGCAGTTTTTCGATGAGGGGATTGTGGAAGTGTGTGTGAAACTGGCCGATCAGGGTGTCCGTGTGATTGCAGCAGGACTCGATATGGATTTTCGTGGCAAACCGTTCGGTCCCATGCCGGGGTTAATGGCTTGCGCCGAATATGTCACCAAGGTACATGCTATTTGCATGCGTTGTGGAAATTTAGCCCATTACAGCCACCGTTTGACGGATGCGGACAAGCTGGTGGTTTTGGGAGAGAAAGAAGCCTACGAACCGCTTTGTCGGTCATGCTACCGCGAAGCGACTAAATAA
- a CDS encoding SusD/RagB family nutrient-binding outer membrane lipoprotein: protein MKNRYWLLLVVIALLASCTDKFEEYNTDTKNPSEVQGEWLFSNAEKTLSDQISSTNVNNNVWKLWAQYWTETTYTDEANYDIVNRTIADWTFYYYYTGAVSNDGVLSDLQRAKELITAQTPSSDAGKTVQKNKLYIIDLLQAYSYERLVDIFGSVPYSEALDINNIHPKYDDGMSIYQDLIKRVDADIAGLDDSGDSFGSADLYYGGDVASWKKFANTLKVKLGITLADVDPSLAQSTVESAYQNAFTSSDDDCLMPYLTNTPNTNTLYEDLVLSGRHDFVPANTIVDIMNNLNDPRLPLYFSENGDSYVGGTYGESSPFDNYSHVSDKLLDPTFPGFILTYTELQFYLAEAAARGYNVGKTAEDYYNEGVKSSIIWWGGTAAEASAYLDKPSVNYTSAVSSTGSWKEVIGTQSWLASYTRGLIGYTTWRRLDYPIFNLAPTIDSYDQIPVRFTFPINEQTLNKDNYEAAASAIGGDLLTTKIFWDKY, encoded by the coding sequence ATGAAAAACAGATATTGGTTATTATTGGTAGTGATTGCACTTCTCGCGTCATGTACCGATAAATTTGAAGAATATAACACCGACACAAAGAACCCGTCGGAAGTTCAGGGAGAATGGCTCTTCTCCAATGCAGAGAAGACCCTCTCGGACCAGATTTCCAGCACAAACGTCAACAACAACGTATGGAAGTTGTGGGCGCAGTACTGGACGGAAACAACTTATACTGACGAGGCCAACTACGACATCGTTAACCGTACCATTGCAGACTGGACATTCTATTACTATTATACCGGTGCAGTATCGAATGATGGTGTATTGAGTGACCTGCAGCGCGCCAAAGAGCTAATAACCGCTCAAACACCTTCTTCCGACGCTGGTAAAACGGTACAAAAAAATAAACTTTACATTATTGATTTGTTACAGGCTTACTCTTATGAGCGGCTGGTTGATATCTTCGGAAGTGTTCCTTATTCTGAAGCACTAGATATCAATAATATTCATCCAAAGTATGACGATGGAATGAGTATCTATCAGGACCTCATCAAGCGGGTAGATGCTGACATTGCAGGTCTTGATGATTCCGGTGACAGTTTCGGCTCAGCTGACTTATACTACGGTGGTGATGTGGCTTCCTGGAAGAAGTTTGCCAATACGCTCAAAGTTAAGTTAGGTATCACGTTGGCCGATGTAGACCCATCTCTGGCTCAATCAACTGTTGAAAGCGCCTATCAGAACGCTTTCACCTCATCTGACGATGACTGCCTGATGCCATACCTGACTAACACCCCGAATACGAACACCCTCTATGAGGACCTCGTATTGAGTGGACGTCACGATTTCGTTCCGGCTAACACTATCGTTGATATCATGAACAACCTGAACGACCCTCGTCTGCCATTGTATTTCTCGGAAAACGGAGACAGCTATGTAGGAGGTACATACGGGGAAAGTTCTCCTTTCGACAACTACTCTCACGTATCGGATAAGTTGCTCGATCCTACTTTCCCGGGCTTTATCCTGACATACACAGAACTTCAGTTTTATCTGGCTGAAGCAGCCGCAAGGGGGTACAACGTAGGAAAAACAGCCGAAGACTATTACAACGAAGGAGTTAAGTCTTCTATCATTTGGTGGGGTGGAACCGCCGCCGAAGCGTCCGCATACCTCGATAAGCCGTCGGTTAACTATACTTCAGCGGTAAGCTCAACGGGCAGTTGGAAAGAAGTAATTGGAACTCAATCCTGGTTAGCTTCCTACACAAGAGGTTTGATAGGTTATACAACATGGCGTCGTCTGGATTACCCGATATTCAATCTGGCTCCGACAATTGACAGCTATGATCAAATTCCTGTTAGGTTTACTTTCCCGATTAACGAGCAGACGTTGAACAAAGACAACTACGAAGCTGCAGCATCTGCAATCGGAGGGGACTTACTGACCACGAAAATCTTCTGGGATAAATACTAA
- a CDS encoding YjjG family noncanonical pyrimidine nucleotidase — translation MKQYKHLFFDLDNTLWDFETNSYDALESAFQQLGLLTKLDSFEDYFKVYFRINHHLWELYRNREITKDKLTVKRFEDSLQEYGLPQLGKGAEINEAYLSQMPLKTQLVEGAREVLEALHKKFKIHIITNGFREVQHQKLANSQLDHFFDKIFISEVIGAPKPSREIFEHALKSTNARKQESLMIGDSWEADIKGALEFGIDQVFLSDDFSDNLAQLLESPQTQKIENKKTEYIHLTNGRTSTYFIHQLPELLDVVY, via the coding sequence ATGAAACAATACAAACACCTGTTTTTCGACCTGGATAATACGCTATGGGATTTTGAAACCAACTCGTACGATGCTCTCGAGAGTGCTTTTCAACAATTGGGCTTACTGACAAAACTTGATAGTTTCGAAGATTACTTCAAGGTATATTTCCGTATTAATCACCATCTGTGGGAATTGTATCGAAACCGGGAGATTACCAAGGATAAGCTGACGGTCAAAAGGTTTGAAGATTCTTTACAGGAATATGGATTACCTCAACTGGGGAAAGGGGCTGAAATCAACGAGGCTTATTTGTCCCAGATGCCACTGAAAACTCAATTGGTTGAAGGAGCCCGCGAAGTTCTGGAAGCTTTGCATAAAAAATTCAAAATCCACATCATTACCAATGGCTTTCGTGAAGTCCAGCATCAAAAGCTGGCAAACAGTCAATTGGACCACTTTTTCGACAAGATATTTATATCGGAAGTAATCGGAGCCCCAAAACCGAGTCGCGAAATATTTGAACATGCCCTGAAATCAACCAATGCCCGCAAACAGGAATCATTGATGATAGGAGACTCATGGGAAGCCGATATAAAAGGTGCGCTTGAATTTGGCATTGATCAAGTCTTTCTGTCCGATGATTTCTCAGACAACCTTGCTCAACTACTTGAATCGCCTCAGACTCAAAAAATCGAGAATAAAAAGACAGAATATATTCATCTGACCAACGGACGCACCTCCACTTATTTTATTCATCAGCTTCCGGAATTATTGGATGTTGTGTATTGA
- the rsmI gene encoding 16S rRNA (cytidine(1402)-2'-O)-methyltransferase, whose amino-acid sequence MGKLFLIPTPIGNLEDITFRAVRILKEVDLILAEDTRTSGKLLKHYEIENKVTAHHKFNEHKTAGRFAERILAGENIALISDAGTPGISDPGFLLVRSCLDMGVEVECLPGATAFVPALVNSGLPSDKFCFEGFLPQKKGRQKRLTELETEERTIIFYESPHRLLKMLEQFAEHFGEERQISVSRELSKIHEENVRGTIAEVTAHFTEKGVKGEIVVVLEGLQHALKNKDKNKNEGNGMI is encoded by the coding sequence ATGGGAAAATTATTCCTCATCCCCACTCCTATCGGGAATCTGGAAGACATCACCTTCCGGGCCGTGAGAATTCTGAAAGAAGTGGACCTGATTTTGGCAGAAGATACCCGGACTTCGGGAAAATTATTGAAACACTACGAAATCGAAAATAAAGTCACTGCTCATCATAAATTCAACGAACACAAAACTGCCGGCCGTTTTGCCGAACGAATTCTGGCAGGCGAAAATATCGCCCTGATTTCAGATGCCGGAACTCCCGGTATTTCTGATCCCGGTTTTCTTTTGGTGCGCAGTTGCCTGGACATGGGAGTCGAAGTGGAATGCTTACCCGGAGCAACGGCTTTTGTGCCGGCTCTTGTTAACTCAGGTCTTCCCTCTGATAAGTTTTGTTTCGAAGGATTCCTCCCTCAGAAAAAGGGTAGACAAAAAAGATTGACCGAACTGGAAACAGAAGAGCGCACCATCATTTTTTACGAGTCACCACACCGCCTGTTGAAAATGCTGGAACAATTTGCAGAGCATTTTGGAGAAGAGAGACAAATTTCGGTTTCGCGGGAGCTTTCAAAAATACACGAAGAAAATGTACGCGGCACCATTGCCGAGGTAACCGCTCATTTTACAGAAAAAGGGGTAAAAGGCGAGATTGTTGTGGTCCTGGAAGGTTTGCAACACGCCCTGAAGAACAAAGACAAAAATAAAAACGAAGGTAATGGGATGATTTAA
- a CDS encoding bifunctional UDP-N-acetylmuramoyl-tripeptide:D-alanyl-D-alanine ligase/alanine racemase, with amino-acid sequence MTAYSLQNVLEITDGELHGEKNAKPIRFLSFDSRTILAGPETLFFALKGNLRDGHQYVRDAYLRGVRAFIVEDIPEDSELTDASFIRVPNSLEALQKLATYHRNRFNYPVIGITGSNGKTIVKEWLSELMAPEYKIIRSPRSYNSQIGNPLSVWLMDKQFNLSIFEAGISRPGEMEKLEKLLHPEWGVFTHLGQAHLENFRNQRHLVQEKLQLFNRSKHFVFCSDFDELQKAVDAKKAEGWSAELFRWSREEESADLYIGKEERQKDGSQLKAIFNEREVEIFLPFTDDAYVEDGIHCWATMLARGYEPGSFESRFARLAPVAMRLELKKGQHGAIVIDDSYNSDTGSLLNALDFLKQQAGNSGKRSTVILSDILQSGIPDEQLYGQVAEYLALRKVERFIGIGPKISQHQELFPVGDKAFYNSTDDFLQHLNGRHFHDEVILLKGARTFRFDLISDMLQEKVHQTVLEINMSALAHNLKVYRQKLKPDTLIMAMVKAFSYGTGSTEVARVLQFHGADYLAVAIADEGVALRREGIELPIVVMNPEEHSFDAMIENRLEPNIYRLELLKDFEAALRRNAMRNFPIHVKLDTGMKRLGFEREEHLKELVAFVQSRDTIYIRSVFSHLAVSDEPVEDEFSEQQFQRFDALSKIVTDGFDYKILKHILNSAGIERFSERQYDMVRLGIGLYGVSSFIQNELQNVATLRTTISQIRTVQAGETVGYGRKGVADKAMEIAVLPIGYADGFNRLLSNGAGYVSIKGRKAPVVGNICMDMCMVDVTGIGVQEGDRVIVFGEEVPVSEVAETLHTIPYEVLTSVGQRVKRVYFAE; translated from the coding sequence ATGACAGCCTATTCCTTACAAAATGTATTGGAGATTACAGATGGAGAGTTGCACGGAGAAAAAAACGCGAAGCCAATCCGTTTTTTGTCATTCGATAGCCGCACCATTCTGGCCGGACCTGAAACGTTATTTTTTGCCCTGAAAGGGAATCTGCGGGACGGTCACCAATACGTAAGGGATGCGTACTTGCGGGGAGTCAGAGCTTTTATCGTTGAAGATATTCCGGAAGATTCGGAGTTGACAGACGCTTCTTTTATCCGTGTACCCAATTCGTTGGAAGCTCTTCAGAAATTGGCAACTTACCATCGAAACCGTTTTAATTATCCGGTTATTGGAATAACCGGAAGTAACGGCAAAACCATTGTGAAAGAGTGGCTGAGCGAGTTGATGGCCCCGGAGTACAAAATCATTCGCAGTCCGCGCAGCTATAATTCGCAAATCGGAAATCCACTTTCGGTCTGGTTGATGGACAAGCAATTCAATCTTTCCATATTCGAAGCGGGTATCTCCAGACCCGGCGAAATGGAGAAACTCGAAAAACTGTTGCATCCTGAATGGGGTGTTTTCACTCATCTGGGGCAGGCTCACCTCGAGAACTTCCGGAATCAGCGTCACTTGGTTCAGGAAAAACTGCAGCTTTTTAATCGCAGCAAGCATTTCGTTTTTTGCTCGGATTTCGATGAATTGCAAAAAGCGGTTGATGCTAAGAAGGCTGAAGGTTGGAGTGCTGAACTTTTTCGCTGGTCGCGTGAAGAGGAAAGTGCCGACTTGTATATCGGTAAAGAAGAAAGACAAAAGGACGGCTCGCAATTAAAAGCAATCTTCAACGAACGTGAAGTCGAAATTTTCCTTCCTTTTACCGACGATGCTTACGTAGAAGATGGTATTCATTGCTGGGCAACCATGCTGGCGAGGGGATACGAGCCGGGTAGTTTCGAGTCGCGGTTCGCGCGTTTGGCGCCGGTTGCTATGCGGCTGGAGCTGAAGAAAGGTCAGCATGGAGCTATCGTAATTGATGACTCGTATAACTCCGATACCGGTTCATTACTCAATGCGCTCGATTTTTTGAAGCAGCAGGCCGGGAATAGTGGTAAACGTAGTACCGTTATTTTATCAGATATTTTGCAGTCAGGCATTCCCGATGAACAACTTTATGGTCAAGTGGCAGAATATCTCGCTTTACGAAAGGTGGAGCGCTTCATCGGCATCGGCCCTAAGATCAGCCAACACCAGGAGCTTTTCCCGGTAGGTGACAAGGCATTTTATAATTCCACGGACGATTTTCTGCAACACCTGAATGGAAGGCATTTTCACGATGAGGTGATTTTGCTAAAAGGAGCACGGACATTCCGGTTCGATTTGATTTCGGACATGCTGCAGGAGAAAGTGCACCAAACAGTGCTCGAAATTAATATGTCAGCACTGGCACATAATCTGAAAGTTTACCGTCAAAAATTGAAGCCGGATACCCTCATCATGGCTATGGTAAAAGCCTTTTCCTATGGAACGGGTTCAACGGAAGTGGCTCGTGTATTGCAGTTTCACGGCGCAGACTATCTGGCGGTGGCAATTGCCGACGAGGGGGTAGCGCTTCGTAGGGAAGGCATCGAACTTCCCATTGTGGTGATGAACCCTGAAGAACACAGCTTCGATGCGATGATTGAAAACCGGCTGGAGCCGAATATTTACCGACTCGAATTATTGAAAGACTTTGAAGCGGCACTCCGACGAAATGCCATGCGTAATTTTCCCATCCACGTCAAGCTCGATACGGGTATGAAACGCTTGGGATTCGAAAGGGAAGAACATTTGAAAGAGTTGGTTGCTTTTGTGCAGTCTCGCGATACTATATATATACGTTCCGTGTTTTCGCACCTGGCTGTTTCTGATGAACCGGTCGAAGATGAATTCAGCGAGCAGCAGTTTCAGCGCTTTGATGCATTGAGCAAGATTGTTACTGACGGATTCGATTACAAAATATTAAAACACATCTTGAATTCAGCCGGAATAGAGCGTTTTTCCGAAAGGCAATACGATATGGTTCGGTTGGGGATTGGACTCTACGGTGTGAGTTCGTTTATACAAAATGAGCTACAAAATGTAGCAACGCTGAGAACCACTATTTCACAGATACGAACCGTGCAAGCTGGCGAAACAGTTGGCTATGGCCGAAAAGGTGTGGCAGATAAAGCAATGGAAATTGCTGTTTTGCCCATTGGTTATGCCGACGGCTTCAACCGTTTGTTGAGTAATGGTGCAGGATACGTCAGCATAAAAGGCCGAAAGGCGCCGGTCGTTGGGAATATTTGCATGGACATGTGCATGGTTGATGTAACCGGTATCGGTGTTCAGGAAGGCGACCGGGTGATTGTATTCGGTGAAGAAGTTCCGGTAAGTGAAGTGGCTGAAACTTTGCACACGATTCCATATGAGGTGTTAACTTCCGTCGGACAACGGGTGAAACGCGTGTACTTTGCAGAATAA
- a CDS encoding SusC/RagA family TonB-linked outer membrane protein: protein MKKFSLLLALLGFLGLQVVFAQTREISGLVTSSEDGSSIPGASVVVKGTTLGTITDMDGKFTLKVPENAAALTVTFVGMKSQEIPLTSQSTYTIKLEPENVAVDEVVVTALGISREKKSLGYAVQKVSGDDLSTVKTDNFANLLSGRAAGVQIKANGNMGGSTNVVIRGNASLTGNNQALFVVDGIPINNSTTNNSGQQTGRNGYDYGNAASDINPDDIASISVLKGAAATALYGSRAANGVIMITTKSGKKNKKGVGVSISSNLTVGTIDKTTFPKYQHNYGAGYGPYYSGGKYPGLSEADINGDGTPDLVVPTTEDASMGTKFDPSLMVYQYDAFVPESPNYGKATPWVAAKNGPDTFFNTALTKSNSIDISGGGDKSTFRLGYTNFDQTGIMPNSELKKNNFNFNATYNILDNLKVTAMANYINTQGKGRNSTGYSDNILTSFRQWFEVNVDIKEQERLFKETGQNITWNRHSPTSGTPEYWDNPYWVRFKNYEKDKRNRLIGYTKLDWTATDWMTLTGRVSVDTYDELQEERKAVGSVAGEFGVGRPDVTSGYSRLNRSFIETNIDLMANFNKNLTEKLNLTGLLGMNIRKTKIDQVYASTNGGLAVPDVYALSNSTSPMLPPDELYSIVQVNGVFAQASLGYDNLLFLDAAIRRDQSSTLPINNNAYYYPSVSGSFIFSNLVQNDWLSLGKVRLNYAEVGNSAPFASIRDTYVQNSPFNGNPMVTVPNTKNNENLKPEKTNSLEAGLEMNFWNNRLGFDIAYYDNRSVDQIMPVAISLATGYSRKYVNAGEVQNKGIELQLNASPVVTNKFRWDINVNWSKNDNKVISLAEGVDNLQIAALQGGVTINARVGEPYGTIQGTDFVYKDGQPVVGSNGYYEKTSTSDIVIGNVNPDWTGGVSNTLTYSNFALSFLVDVQQGGSVFSLDQWYGMATGLYAETDFTNDLGNPVRNTIANGGGLVLPGVKEDGTPNDIRVPGNDYRVFGYSKNPNSKFVYDASYVKLRSASLTYNLPKTLLNNTFITGASLSVVGSNLWIIHKNLPHADPEAGQGAGNIQGWQSGVMPTTRNIGFSVKVQF from the coding sequence ATGAAAAAATTTTCGCTGTTACTTGCTCTCCTTGGGTTTCTTGGATTGCAGGTCGTTTTTGCACAAACCAGGGAAATTTCAGGTCTTGTGACTTCCAGCGAAGACGGAAGTTCAATACCTGGAGCATCTGTTGTTGTTAAGGGTACCACTTTAGGTACGATTACCGACATGGATGGAAAATTTACATTGAAGGTACCGGAAAATGCGGCTGCCTTAACTGTCACTTTTGTGGGAATGAAATCACAGGAAATTCCCCTTACTTCTCAAAGTACTTACACAATTAAACTGGAACCGGAAAACGTTGCCGTGGACGAAGTGGTTGTAACCGCTCTCGGTATTTCCCGTGAGAAGAAATCTCTGGGATACGCTGTACAGAAGGTTAGCGGTGATGATCTGAGCACGGTGAAGACCGATAACTTCGCCAACCTGCTTTCAGGTCGTGCTGCCGGTGTACAGATTAAAGCCAACGGTAACATGGGTGGTTCTACCAACGTTGTTATTCGTGGTAATGCGTCATTGACCGGTAACAACCAGGCACTGTTCGTAGTAGATGGTATTCCGATTAATAATTCGACGACAAACAACTCGGGGCAACAAACAGGACGTAATGGCTACGATTATGGTAATGCCGCATCGGATATCAATCCCGATGATATCGCTTCGATTAGCGTACTGAAAGGTGCTGCTGCAACTGCACTTTACGGTTCGCGTGCAGCCAACGGCGTTATCATGATTACCACCAAATCAGGTAAGAAAAACAAAAAAGGTGTAGGTGTATCAATCAGCTCCAATCTCACAGTTGGAACAATTGATAAAACAACGTTTCCCAAATATCAGCACAATTACGGCGCTGGTTACGGCCCCTATTATAGCGGGGGAAAATATCCGGGTCTTTCAGAAGCTGACATTAACGGAGATGGAACTCCCGACCTGGTTGTCCCTACGACCGAAGATGCATCGATGGGAACAAAATTCGACCCAAGTTTGATGGTTTATCAGTATGATGCATTTGTTCCGGAATCGCCGAACTACGGCAAGGCTACCCCTTGGGTTGCTGCTAAAAATGGTCCGGATACATTCTTCAACACCGCTCTCACTAAATCGAACAGTATAGACATTAGTGGTGGAGGCGATAAATCAACTTTCCGCTTAGGATACACAAACTTCGACCAAACCGGTATTATGCCAAACAGTGAATTGAAGAAAAACAACTTCAACTTCAATGCTACGTATAATATTCTCGATAACCTGAAGGTTACTGCCATGGCCAACTACATTAACACCCAAGGCAAAGGTCGTAACTCAACCGGTTATTCCGATAACATCCTGACTTCTTTCCGGCAGTGGTTTGAGGTAAACGTTGATATTAAAGAACAGGAAAGATTGTTCAAAGAAACTGGACAAAATATTACCTGGAACCGCCACTCTCCAACCAGCGGCACCCCCGAATACTGGGACAACCCTTACTGGGTAAGATTCAAAAACTACGAAAAAGATAAGCGTAATCGGTTGATTGGTTATACAAAGCTAGACTGGACAGCCACTGACTGGATGACCTTGACTGGTCGTGTTTCTGTCGATACTTACGACGAACTGCAGGAAGAAAGAAAAGCCGTGGGTTCTGTTGCCGGTGAGTTTGGCGTTGGCCGTCCTGATGTAACGTCTGGTTATTCAAGACTGAATCGCTCGTTCATCGAAACCAACATCGACCTGATGGCCAATTTCAATAAGAATCTGACAGAAAAACTCAATCTGACAGGTCTGCTCGGTATGAACATTCGCAAAACCAAGATTGACCAGGTTTATGCTTCAACCAACGGGGGATTAGCAGTTCCTGATGTATATGCATTGAGCAACAGTACATCTCCTATGTTGCCTCCGGATGAACTTTACAGTATCGTTCAGGTGAATGGTGTATTTGCACAGGCTTCATTAGGCTATGACAACTTGTTGTTCCTTGACGCCGCTATCCGCAGAGACCAGTCATCAACACTTCCTATTAATAACAACGCTTATTATTATCCGTCAGTTTCAGGTAGTTTCATCTTCTCGAATTTGGTACAAAACGACTGGCTATCATTAGGTAAAGTTCGTTTGAACTACGCAGAAGTGGGTAACAGTGCACCTTTCGCTAGCATTAGAGATACCTACGTACAGAATTCTCCGTTCAACGGTAACCCAATGGTAACGGTTCCGAATACGAAAAACAATGAAAACCTGAAGCCGGAGAAAACAAATAGTTTGGAAGCCGGGTTGGAAATGAACTTCTGGAACAACCGACTTGGGTTTGATATTGCTTACTACGACAACCGCTCAGTCGACCAGATTATGCCCGTTGCAATTTCTTTAGCAACAGGATATTCAAGAAAATATGTAAATGCCGGTGAAGTACAAAACAAAGGTATTGAATTACAATTGAACGCTTCGCCTGTTGTTACTAACAAATTCCGTTGGGATATTAATGTAAACTGGTCGAAAAACGACAACAAGGTTATTTCTCTGGCCGAAGGTGTAGACAACCTCCAAATTGCAGCGTTGCAAGGTGGTGTCACCATCAATGCCCGCGTAGGTGAACCTTATGGAACGATCCAGGGTACTGACTTCGTTTACAAAGACGGGCAACCGGTTGTTGGTTCAAACGGTTATTACGAAAAAACTTCCACTTCAGATATCGTAATCGGTAATGTGAATCCCGATTGGACTGGCGGTGTAAGCAACACTCTGACATATAGCAATTTTGCATTAAGCTTCCTTGTTGATGTACAACAAGGTGGTAGCGTCTTCTCACTTGACCAATGGTACGGAATGGCTACCGGCCTTTACGCCGAAACGGATTTTACAAACGATCTGGGTAACCCCGTGCGCAACACAATTGCAAACGGAGGAGGCCTAGTTCTTCCTGGCGTTAAAGAGGATGGTACACCCAACGACATCCGTGTCCCAGGTAATGACTATCGTGTATTCGGATACTCCAAAAACCCGAATAGTAAATTTGTATATGATGCATCTTACGTGAAACTGCGTTCGGCATCGCTGACCTACAACCTCCCGAAAACATTGCTTAATAACACCTTTATTACTGGTGCTTCATTGAGCGTTGTAGGCTCGAACCTTTGGATCATTCACAAAAATCTTCCGCATGCCGATCCTGAAGCAGGCCAGGGTGCCGGTAATATTCAAGGATGGCAGAGTGGTGTAATGCCCACTACCCGGAATATTGGTTTTAGTGTAAAAGTTCAATTCTAA